From a region of the Marinitoga sp. 1197 genome:
- the sufU gene encoding Fe-S cluster assembly sulfur transfer protein SufU, with amino-acid sequence MSLEDLYSDIILDYARNPQFQGKIENATIKEEGKNLSCGDEITLFLRVEDKVIKEVKFSGHGCIVSQSSAALLCEVIEGKTLEEAEKILEEVEKMAQGDEFDESIVGNVSVYSEISKFPVRVKCFTLAWHTLENSLDEIK; translated from the coding sequence ATGAGTTTAGAAGATTTATATTCAGATATAATATTGGATTATGCAAGAAATCCGCAATTTCAGGGTAAAATAGAGAACGCAACTATAAAAGAAGAAGGGAAAAATCTTTCGTGTGGAGACGAAATAACTTTATTTTTAAGAGTTGAAGATAAAGTTATTAAAGAAGTAAAATTTAGTGGTCATGGATGTATTGTAAGCCAATCATCAGCCGCTCTATTGTGTGAAGTAATTGAAGGGAAAACTTTAGAAGAAGCAGAAAAGATATTAGAAGAAGTAGAAAAAATGGCTCAGGGAGATGAATTTGATGAGTCGATAGTTGGCAATGTTTCAGTATATTCTGAAATATCAAAATTTCCTGTTAGAGTAAAATGCTTTACTCTCGCCTGGCACACCCTTGAAAATTCATTAGATGAAATAAAATAA
- a CDS encoding aminotransferase class V-fold PLP-dependent enzyme — translation MMLYKRDLIENFPILKRKINSRNLVYFDNSATTLTPVRVTDTIKEFYDYHNANVHRGAHLLSNEATEMYENSRKTVAKFINAKTHEIIFTRGTTESINLFAYSIGKSGWLDNKEILITTIEHHSNFVPWQQLSKTFGFSVRYYNPEKGIFVLEEFLKYVNKNTKLISITGLSNVTGQIMPIKEIIEFAHKRDILVHIDGAQLVPHLGVDVSELDVDFLSFSGHKMLGPMGIGVFYGKKRLLKKLPPFHYGGEMINWVSMEETDFAELPEKFQAGTPNVGGAVGLKAAIDYINEIGIDVIKMHSEKLTKYAVEKLKELNFVKLYGPENRISIISFNIDNIHPHDVAQILSDKFGVAVRSGHLCAQPLLKRLETKSVCRASFYFYNSEEEVDIFIDGLKYIKEWFS, via the coding sequence ATGATGTTATACAAAAGAGATTTGATAGAGAATTTTCCAATTCTTAAAAGAAAAATAAACAGTAGAAATTTAGTATATTTTGATAATTCTGCAACAACATTAACACCTGTTAGAGTTACAGATACAATCAAAGAATTTTATGATTATCATAATGCAAATGTGCATAGAGGTGCACATTTGCTTTCCAATGAAGCAACAGAAATGTATGAAAATTCAAGAAAAACGGTTGCTAAATTTATAAATGCAAAAACACATGAAATTATCTTTACAAGAGGAACAACAGAATCTATAAATCTGTTTGCATATTCAATAGGTAAAAGCGGATGGCTTGATAACAAAGAAATTTTAATTACTACTATTGAACACCATTCTAATTTTGTTCCATGGCAACAATTATCAAAGACATTTGGTTTTTCTGTACGATACTATAATCCTGAAAAAGGTATTTTTGTATTAGAAGAGTTTCTAAAATACGTGAACAAAAACACAAAACTAATTAGTATTACAGGTCTTTCAAATGTAACAGGTCAAATAATGCCAATAAAAGAAATTATAGAATTTGCACATAAAAGAGATATCTTAGTTCATATTGATGGAGCACAGTTAGTTCCGCATTTAGGAGTAGATGTTAGTGAATTAGATGTAGACTTTCTTTCATTCTCTGGTCATAAAATGTTAGGTCCTATGGGAATAGGAGTATTTTATGGAAAGAAAAGATTGTTAAAAAAATTACCCCCATTTCATTATGGAGGTGAAATGATTAACTGGGTAAGTATGGAAGAAACAGATTTTGCAGAACTACCAGAAAAATTTCAAGCAGGAACTCCAAATGTTGGCGGAGCTGTAGGATTAAAAGCTGCCATAGATTATATTAATGAAATAGGAATAGATGTAATAAAAATGCATTCTGAAAAATTGACAAAATATGCTGTAGAGAAATTAAAAGAATTAAATTTTGTAAAATTATATGGTCCAGAAAATAGAATATCGATAATATCATTTAATATAGATAATATTCATCCGCATGATGTCGCACAAATTTTAAGTGATAAATTTGGAGTTGCCGTTAGAAGCGGGCACCTATGCGCTCAACCGCTTTTAAAACGACTTGAAACAAAATCGGTATGCAGAGCAAGTTTTTATTTTTATAATTCAGAAGAAGAAGTGGATATATTCATCGATGGCTTAAAATATATCAAGGAGTGGTTTTCATGA
- a CDS encoding SufD family Fe-S cluster assembly protein produces the protein MYEKSLVLNHNDFFATEWSVPEIKSEKDYGIIELEEAKNFFSNKELNKFRINKFEEYKRLGFPKWKRAKLNGFDPIKYISDFNALISENLISLNDMDNDGMKILNEMDFDGSHRKFLLMTDTFFNAGYYLHTKENQEDEIYAFEALIDNKNPLYDLGVINLEENSKATLIRFVKSKGSSSRIASLRGKLKENSELTLINVNLYNNDISTDNMFFDIGKKAKLTLYDINIGGKITAPHIVVRMAQENGNVNVYPYYLSQESEVIDMFYLIRYYAPETFGHILGHGVLMDESRVIFRGNLDIKKGAKNADAGEQDFNLVLSNKAKVMAYPSLYVDENEVNAGHAASVGSIEEDKLYYMMTRGYSKNDAKKEIASGIFEPAISFINKYNSKIAGELNDVIQKRFDREFSNS, from the coding sequence ATGTATGAAAAATCTTTAGTGTTGAATCATAATGACTTTTTTGCAACAGAATGGAGTGTGCCTGAAATAAAATCTGAAAAAGATTATGGTATAATAGAATTGGAAGAAGCAAAAAATTTTTTTTCTAATAAAGAATTAAATAAATTTCGTATAAATAAATTTGAAGAGTATAAAAGATTAGGGTTTCCAAAATGGAAAAGAGCAAAACTAAATGGATTTGATCCAATAAAATATATTTCAGATTTTAATGCACTGATCTCCGAAAATTTAATTAGTTTAAATGATATGGACAATGATGGAATGAAAATATTAAACGAAATGGATTTTGACGGTTCACATAGAAAATTTTTATTAATGACAGACACTTTTTTTAACGCAGGATATTATTTACATACAAAAGAAAATCAAGAAGATGAAATATATGCATTTGAAGCATTAATTGATAACAAAAATCCTTTATATGATCTGGGAGTTATAAATTTGGAGGAAAACAGCAAAGCAACATTAATTAGATTTGTAAAATCTAAAGGAAGTAGTTCGAGAATAGCTTCGTTAAGGGGAAAATTAAAAGAAAATTCAGAATTAACATTGATAAACGTTAATTTATATAATAATGATATTTCAACTGATAATATGTTTTTTGATATTGGTAAAAAAGCTAAATTAACTTTATATGATATAAATATCGGTGGAAAAATAACTGCACCACATATAGTTGTGAGAATGGCTCAGGAAAATGGGAATGTAAATGTATATCCATATTATCTTTCCCAGGAGTCTGAAGTTATAGATATGTTTTATTTAATAAGATATTATGCACCAGAAACATTTGGACATATACTTGGACATGGTGTTTTAATGGATGAATCAAGAGTTATTTTTAGGGGTAATCTGGATATTAAAAAAGGAGCTAAAAATGCAGATGCAGGAGAGCAGGATTTCAATCTCGTATTATCAAACAAAGCAAAGGTTATGGCATATCCATCATTATATGTCGATGAAAATGAAGTAAATGCAGGTCATGCAGCGAGTGTTGGAAGCATAGAAGAGGATAAGCTTTATTATATGATGACCAGAGGATATAGTAAAAATGATGCAAAAAAAGAAATTGCTTCAGGAATATTTGAACCAGCAATATCTTTTATTAATAAATATAATTCTAAGATAGCGGGGGAATTAAATGATGTTATACAAAAGAGATTTGATAGAGAATTTTCCAATTCTTAA
- the sufB gene encoding Fe-S cluster assembly protein SufB encodes MKDINDINYEDLMINQSKFDFRNEAKYSYKTPPGLNEKIIKEISEAKDEPKWMLEHRLQAFKIFENYHEPNFGVDIRKLDLSKIVAYMKPDAKKSTSWEDVPEEIKDTFEKLGIPEAERKALAGVGAQYDSEVVYQHIQKELNDLGVIFLDMESAVKEYPDLVKEYFMKLVPSHNHRYAALHGALWSGGSFLYVPKGVKVPLPLQAYFRMNNPGMSQLEHTLIIADEGSEVEFIEGCSAPFYNVTNLHAGMVEIYVKKGAKMKYSTIQNWSKNTYNLNTKRAIVDEEGSMEWVSGSLGSFKTMLYPMTILRGKGAKNSSVTLTYAGPNQHLDTGSKVFHLAPYTSSIINARSISIGGGWAFYRGWVKIGENAKGAKSSVECNALMLDNKSKSDTVPLIEVFTDDADVGHEAKIGRISEEQIYYLMSRGLSEIDAKNMIVRGFIEPLVKELPLEYALELNKLINLEVESSIG; translated from the coding sequence ATGAAAGATATAAATGATATAAATTATGAAGATTTGATGATAAATCAATCAAAATTTGATTTTAGAAATGAAGCGAAATATTCTTATAAAACTCCTCCGGGGTTAAACGAGAAAATAATAAAAGAAATTTCAGAGGCAAAGGATGAACCAAAATGGATGTTAGAACATAGATTGCAGGCTTTTAAAATATTTGAAAATTACCATGAGCCTAATTTTGGTGTTGATATAAGAAAGTTGGATTTAAGTAAAATAGTAGCATATATGAAGCCTGATGCTAAAAAATCAACTTCATGGGAAGATGTTCCTGAAGAAATAAAAGATACATTTGAAAAATTAGGAATACCTGAAGCTGAAAGAAAAGCATTAGCTGGAGTTGGTGCACAATATGATTCAGAAGTTGTATACCAACATATACAGAAAGAATTAAATGATTTAGGCGTTATCTTTCTTGATATGGAAAGCGCTGTAAAAGAATATCCTGATCTGGTAAAAGAATATTTTATGAAATTAGTTCCTTCACATAATCATAGATATGCAGCTCTTCATGGTGCGTTATGGAGTGGAGGTTCTTTTTTATATGTGCCAAAAGGAGTAAAGGTTCCTCTACCATTGCAGGCATATTTCAGAATGAATAATCCAGGTATGAGTCAGCTGGAGCATACATTAATAATTGCTGATGAGGGATCGGAAGTGGAATTTATTGAAGGTTGTTCCGCACCATTTTATAATGTAACGAATCTTCATGCTGGTATGGTTGAAATATATGTAAAGAAAGGCGCAAAAATGAAATATTCTACCATACAAAATTGGAGTAAAAATACATACAATCTGAATACAAAACGTGCAATTGTTGATGAAGAAGGTTCTATGGAATGGGTTTCTGGTTCATTGGGAAGCTTTAAAACAATGTTGTATCCTATGACTATATTGCGAGGTAAAGGTGCAAAAAATAGTTCAGTTACTTTGACTTATGCAGGGCCAAACCAACATTTAGATACAGGTTCTAAGGTTTTTCATCTTGCTCCTTATACAAGTTCAATAATAAATGCAAGAAGTATAAGTATTGGTGGAGGCTGGGCTTTTTATAGAGGTTGGGTAAAAATAGGAGAAAATGCAAAAGGTGCTAAATCATCTGTCGAATGTAATGCATTAATGCTTGATAATAAATCAAAAAGTGACACTGTTCCATTAATCGAAGTATTCACAGATGATGCTGACGTTGGACATGAAGCTAAAATCGGAAGAATATCCGAAGAACAAATATATTATCTAATGTCAAGGGGTTTATCTGAGATAGATGCAAAAAATATGATAGTTAGAGGCTTTATAGAACCGCTTGTAAAAGAATTACCTTTAGAATATGCTCTTGAATTAAATAAGCTAATTAATTTAGAAGTAGAGTCGTCTATTGGATGA
- the sufC gene encoding Fe-S cluster assembly ATPase SufC → MLLEVKNLKAKVIEDNKEILKGVNLNINEGEIHVLMGPNGSGKSTLSNVIMGSPKFEVIDGEILFEGKDILKLDTNERAKMGLFLTFQHPQEIEGVKMRQFLINAYRHMHPDKKVSPIELNKKLINLCKEINIKPEFLDRYVNAGFSGGEKKKSEILQLFFLEPKLVIIDEIDSGLDVDALRDVADAINKLKKDDMSILMITHYQRILKYLQPDYVHVYVDGKIVYTGDAKLAEEIEEKGYNILSEYVDVDTVKEW, encoded by the coding sequence ATGTTATTAGAAGTGAAAAATTTGAAAGCAAAAGTAATAGAAGATAACAAGGAGATATTAAAAGGGGTAAATTTAAATATAAATGAAGGCGAAATACATGTTTTAATGGGTCCGAATGGATCCGGTAAATCAACGTTATCAAATGTAATTATGGGATCTCCAAAATTTGAAGTTATAGATGGTGAAATATTATTTGAAGGTAAAGACATATTGAAATTAGATACAAATGAAAGAGCGAAAATGGGGTTATTTCTAACTTTTCAACATCCTCAGGAAATTGAAGGAGTTAAAATGAGACAATTTTTAATTAATGCATATAGGCATATGCATCCAGATAAAAAAGTATCTCCTATTGAATTGAATAAAAAATTGATTAATTTATGCAAAGAAATAAATATAAAACCAGAATTTTTAGATAGATACGTAAATGCAGGATTTTCTGGTGGAGAAAAGAAAAAAAGTGAAATATTGCAATTATTCTTTTTGGAACCAAAATTAGTTATTATAGATGAAATTGATTCCGGACTTGATGTAGATGCGTTGCGTGATGTTGCTGATGCTATTAATAAACTTAAAAAAGATGATATGAGTATCTTAATGATTACACATTATCAAAGAATATTAAAATATTTACAACCAGATTATGTTCATGTTTATGTAGATGGAAAAATTGTATATACTGGCGATGCAAAATTAGCTGAAGAAATAGAAGAAAAGGGTTATAATATATTGAGTGAATATGTTGATGTAGATACAGTGAAGGAGTGGTAA
- a CDS encoding aminopeptidase translates to MDVKKLQEKLTRKKVSVWEKRDRKAIDEYSKGYKKFIDYSKTERKAIEYTVKELEKEGFKPLNYFLEKGEIEDGDKIYYVNNYKSLFAIKIKGSLTNGINLVGAHVDAPRLDLKPEPIVEDSGIAMAKTHYYGGVKKYQWLNIPLELHGVVIKNDGTKIDVSIGDSEEDPVFVISDLLPHLDRRKGEVSEVFKGEDLNLLLGTISISYDEEIKDSVKLNILNILHEKYGIVEEDLISAELEVVPSLPARDVGFDRSLIAAYGHDDRICSYTALTALLESNPEVRSAAILLTDKEEIGSDGNTGAKHHFWITVIKKLLKLQGSSNIELDIDDCLINSTLLSADVSAAYDPNFKDVHDPANAPRLGYGIAIAKYTGSRGKAATNDANAEVFGKLRQIFNENGVIWQTGELGKVDQGGGGTIAKFFAEKGLSVIDAGVALFGMHSPYELASKGDLYETYYAYKVFLNKN, encoded by the coding sequence GTGGATGTGAAAAAACTTCAGGAAAAATTGACAAGAAAAAAAGTTTCAGTCTGGGAAAAGAGGGATAGAAAGGCAATTGATGAGTATTCAAAGGGATACAAAAAATTTATAGATTATTCTAAAACTGAAAGAAAAGCTATAGAATATACAGTTAAAGAATTAGAAAAGGAAGGATTTAAACCGTTAAATTATTTTTTAGAAAAAGGTGAAATTGAAGATGGAGATAAAATATATTATGTAAATAATTACAAATCATTATTTGCAATAAAAATAAAAGGCAGTTTAACTAATGGAATTAATTTAGTAGGTGCTCATGTAGATGCACCAAGACTAGATTTGAAACCTGAACCTATAGTGGAAGATTCTGGTATAGCTATGGCAAAAACACATTATTATGGTGGAGTAAAAAAATATCAATGGTTAAATATTCCTCTTGAATTACATGGAGTAGTTATAAAAAATGATGGAACAAAGATAGATGTTTCAATAGGTGATTCAGAAGAAGATCCAGTATTTGTGATTTCAGATTTGTTACCTCATCTTGATAGAAGAAAGGGAGAAGTATCAGAAGTATTTAAAGGTGAAGATTTGAATTTATTATTAGGCACAATTTCAATATCCTATGATGAAGAAATAAAGGATAGCGTTAAATTAAATATTTTAAATATATTGCATGAAAAATATGGAATAGTTGAAGAAGATTTAATTTCAGCAGAATTAGAAGTAGTTCCTTCACTTCCGGCCAGAGATGTAGGATTTGATAGATCTTTAATAGCTGCTTATGGGCATGATGATAGAATATGTTCGTATACGGCGTTAACGGCATTGCTTGAATCAAATCCAGAAGTTAGAAGTGCAGCAATATTGTTGACTGATAAAGAAGAAATAGGTAGCGATGGAAATACAGGAGCCAAACATCATTTCTGGATTACAGTTATAAAAAAATTATTGAAATTACAGGGAAGTTCTAATATCGAATTAGATATAGACGATTGTTTAATAAATTCAACATTATTATCTGCAGATGTTTCGGCTGCATATGATCCAAATTTCAAAGATGTTCATGATCCAGCTAATGCTCCAAGATTGGGTTATGGAATTGCAATTGCTAAATATACTGGTTCAAGAGGTAAAGCAGCAACAAACGATGCAAATGCGGAAGTCTTTGGGAAATTAAGACAAATATTTAATGAAAATGGTGTTATCTGGCAAACAGGTGAATTAGGTAAAGTTGATCAAGGTGGAGGAGGAACAATAGCAAAATTCTTTGCCGAAAAGGGGTTAAGCGTTATTGATGCAGGTGTAGCCTTATTTGGAATGCATTCACCATATGAATTAGCTTCAAAAGGAGATTTGTATGAAACATATTATGCATATAAAGTATTTTTGAATAAAAATTAA
- the glpX gene encoding class II fructose-bisphosphatase: MSEKVDREITLDLVRVTEAAALTSSLHLGMGNKNAVDQAAVDAMRGMLDYIEIKGTVIIGEGEKDEAPMLYIGEKVGTWDETDDEYDIAVDPIDGTRLVAYGLPNAISVMILAEKGRLAYLPTFYSYKLAVGPELKGLLDIRSSIRENLRVAAAALKVPISEITVVVLNRDRHKRIIEEIREVGARIKLIGDGDIAAAIATAMPDSGVDIYIGIGGSPEAVLAAGALRTLGGELQVQLWPQSEEEKEKLLNDGWNLNKVYFTEDLAGGENVLFSATGVTDGDFLKGVHFYKGKAITESIVMRSKTRTIRRITTYHDLRYKTIRLKSTEGDLKLLNINKKREDYIGGGI; this comes from the coding sequence ATGTCTGAAAAAGTTGATAGAGAAATAACTCTTGATTTAGTAAGAGTAACAGAAGCAGCCGCATTAACAAGCAGTTTACATCTTGGTATGGGAAATAAAAATGCAGTTGACCAAGCAGCTGTTGATGCTATGAGAGGTATGCTCGATTATATCGAAATAAAAGGAACGGTTATTATCGGTGAGGGGGAAAAAGATGAGGCACCAATGCTTTATATTGGTGAAAAAGTTGGCACATGGGATGAAACAGATGATGAATATGATATAGCAGTAGATCCAATTGATGGAACAAGACTTGTAGCTTATGGTCTTCCAAATGCAATAAGTGTTATGATTTTAGCAGAAAAAGGACGCCTTGCATACTTACCTACATTTTACTCATACAAATTGGCAGTTGGCCCAGAATTAAAAGGTTTATTAGATATCAGAAGCTCAATTCGGGAAAATTTAAGAGTTGCAGCAGCGGCTTTAAAAGTTCCTATAAGCGAAATAACTGTTGTGGTTTTAAATAGAGATAGACACAAAAGAATTATTGAAGAAATTAGAGAAGTTGGCGCCAGAATAAAATTAATAGGTGATGGCGATATTGCTGCTGCAATAGCAACCGCAATGCCAGATAGTGGTGTTGATATATATATCGGTATTGGTGGGTCTCCAGAAGCTGTTTTAGCAGCTGGTGCTTTGAGAACGTTGGGCGGTGAATTACAGGTTCAACTATGGCCTCAATCTGAAGAGGAAAAAGAAAAATTATTAAATGATGGATGGAATTTAAATAAAGTTTATTTCACAGAAGATTTGGCTGGAGGGGAAAATGTACTATTTTCTGCAACAGGTGTAACAGATGGAGACTTTTTAAAAGGTGTTCATTTTTATAAAGGAAAAGCCATTACAGAAAGTATTGTAATGAGGTCAAAAACAAGAACAATAAGGAGAATTACAACATATCACGATTTAAGATACAAAACTATAAGATTAAAATCAACTGAAGGCGATTTGAAATTGTTAAACATAAATAAAAAACGGGAAGATTATATAGGAGGCGGAATTTAG
- a CDS encoding SAM hydrolase/SAM-dependent halogenase family protein, with product MIAFFTDWGNDSYYVGVCKAVIKSINKDIEIIDVLHETKKFDTKVNAHILYRFSKDFPEGTIFLSVIDAGVGSNRKPIILKTQKRNFYFIAPDNGILTLIAEEYGIDKLIEINNPKYFFKKNYSTTFHGRDIFSPAAAYLSKNVPIEEFGEEIDTINLFRYKPPEIKSESLEGEIVFFDTFGNIQTNIPADFGETLFKKDDSVIIHIENKTFKAYYERVFSDVLPGELLIHPESSGFLEIAINQGNAKEFLNLNSEGVEIILRKEIS from the coding sequence ATGATTGCTTTTTTTACCGATTGGGGGAATGACAGCTATTATGTTGGGGTATGTAAAGCTGTAATAAAAAGCATAAATAAAGATATAGAAATAATAGATGTTTTACATGAAACAAAGAAATTTGACACTAAAGTTAATGCCCATATATTATATCGGTTTTCAAAAGATTTTCCTGAAGGCACTATATTCTTGAGTGTTATTGACGCTGGTGTCGGAAGTAACAGAAAACCTATTATTTTAAAAACACAAAAAAGAAATTTCTATTTTATCGCTCCGGACAATGGTATTTTAACTCTGATTGCCGAAGAGTACGGAATTGATAAACTGATCGAAATTAATAATCCAAAATATTTCTTTAAGAAAAATTACTCAACCACTTTTCATGGAAGAGATATTTTTTCACCTGCTGCTGCATATCTTTCAAAAAATGTCCCAATTGAAGAATTCGGGGAGGAAATAGATACGATTAATTTATTTAGATATAAACCTCCTGAAATAAAAAGTGAAAGTCTAGAAGGAGAAATAGTATTTTTTGATACATTTGGAAATATACAAACAAATATTCCTGCTGATTTTGGTGAAACCTTATTCAAAAAAGATGATTCCGTAATAATTCATATAGAAAATAAAACATTTAAAGCTTATTATGAAAGAGTATTTAGTGATGTATTACCTGGAGAATTGTTAATACATCCAGAAAGTTCAGGATTTTTAGAAATAGCTATTAATCAAGGAAATGCAAAAGAATTTTTAAACCTTAACTCTGAAGGAGTGGAAATAATATTAAGAAAAGAAATATCTTAG
- a CDS encoding sensor histidine kinase — protein sequence MYIFVEKRLRRIVHKGNSYSSKHYNLEYSGLLRELDEMIRTYSLLLLREREGLKEYYDKFNAIFDSIGSGLLVFDENGILQKSNQRAKEIFYNIPLKYGVKLSNIFIRSGIKSNLEPGIYEVYSKKLKKNLQLIISKKSNFVILAINDITNYKKLKKNLESTRHFARLGEILANAAHGLKTPVSRLKMSFQMYEFTKEDEYLKQMKIEIDNIQNLIKETLDLFKVTEGFNKFSLNKVVNDVIKNFKNTYPQINFIVQNNVNIEINSDVWLFKSAIFNIIQNSIDAVSMKEGKSFIVVKTMEKEKCYKIIFADNGIGMTSEEKQKFLKPFFTTKEYGTGLGTVFLERFIIFQNAKLRINSIKNKGTILSIILYK from the coding sequence GTGTATATTTTTGTTGAAAAGAGGCTTAGAAGAATCGTTCACAAAGGAAATTCATATAGTTCAAAGCATTATAATCTTGAATATTCTGGATTATTACGCGAATTAGATGAAATGATTAGAACATATTCTTTATTACTTTTAAGAGAAAGAGAAGGCTTAAAGGAATATTATGATAAATTCAATGCTATTTTTGATAGTATAGGTTCAGGATTGTTGGTTTTTGATGAGAATGGCATTTTACAAAAATCTAATCAAAGAGCAAAAGAAATATTTTATAATATACCTCTAAAATATGGCGTGAAATTATCCAATATATTTATTAGAAGTGGTATAAAATCAAACTTAGAGCCTGGAATCTATGAAGTTTATTCAAAAAAATTGAAAAAAAATCTTCAGCTTATTATAAGCAAAAAAAGCAATTTTGTTATCTTGGCTATAAATGATATTACTAATTATAAAAAATTAAAGAAAAATCTTGAAAGCACAAGACATTTTGCAAGGCTCGGTGAAATACTGGCCAATGCGGCTCACGGACTAAAAACTCCAGTATCCAGGCTAAAAATGTCTTTTCAAATGTATGAATTTACAAAAGAAGATGAATATTTAAAACAAATGAAAATAGAAATAGATAATATCCAAAATCTGATTAAAGAAACTCTTGATTTGTTCAAAGTTACAGAAGGTTTTAATAAATTTAGTTTAAACAAAGTAGTAAATGATGTAATTAAAAATTTTAAAAATACATATCCACAAATAAATTTTATAGTTCAAAATAATGTAAATATCGAGATAAACAGTGATGTATGGCTATTCAAATCTGCAATATTTAATATAATTCAAAACTCTATAGATGCAGTTTCAATGAAAGAAGGTAAAAGTTTTATTGTTGTAAAAACTATGGAAAAGGAAAAATGTTATAAAATAATATTTGCAGATAATGGTATTGGAATGACATCAGAGGAAAAACAAAAATTTTTAAAACCTTTTTTTACAACAAAAGAGTATGGAACTGGTCTAGGAACTGTATTTCTAGAACGTTTTATTATTTTTCAAAATGCAAAATTACGTATAAATTCGATTAAAAACAAAGGTACTATATTAAGTATTATTTTATATAAATAA
- the rimO gene encoding 30S ribosomal protein S12 methylthiotransferase RimO — MKEKVYILTLGCPKNEADMDVLKGIFLKKGFLLTTDPKEADYSIIDTCGFIEPAKKESINEIFNIVSLKEKNPNMKIIPIGCLIERYYDELKKELTEVDGLIGVVPPEKIVESIESGNFYLKLPKPYDVYKCDYRVTPDKPYAYIKIADGCNRKCAFCSIPYFKGEPVSRDIMDIKKEAEFLTKNGIKEIILVSQDNTLYGVDLYKKQALPHLLKELNSIEGDFWIRVMYLHPDFINNEIIESINTLDKVIPYFDIPIQHGSDKILKLMGRIKKSDELKNLIFRIRNNPEAIIRTTLIAGFPGETDDDFEKLLSFIDEIEFDKLGAFMYFDEEGTPSYLLPEKIDEKTKEKRFEELMELQKEISAEKLERFIGKQLKVLIEEKENNVYIGRAYLDAPEIDGNVFFKSERNLNIGDFVVVKILNSSEYDLEGVAI; from the coding sequence ATGAAAGAAAAAGTATATATTCTAACATTAGGCTGCCCCAAAAATGAGGCAGATATGGATGTTTTAAAGGGTATTTTTTTAAAAAAGGGATTTCTTTTAACCACCGATCCAAAAGAAGCGGATTATTCTATTATTGATACATGTGGTTTTATTGAACCTGCGAAAAAAGAATCTATAAATGAAATATTTAATATAGTTTCGTTAAAAGAAAAAAATCCAAATATGAAGATAATACCAATTGGATGTTTAATTGAAAGATATTATGATGAACTAAAAAAAGAATTAACAGAAGTTGATGGTTTAATAGGTGTCGTGCCACCCGAAAAAATAGTTGAATCAATTGAAAGTGGAAACTTTTATTTAAAACTGCCAAAGCCATATGATGTATATAAATGTGATTACCGTGTAACTCCTGATAAACCATATGCTTATATTAAAATTGCAGATGGATGCAACAGAAAATGCGCATTTTGTTCCATACCATATTTTAAAGGGGAACCTGTAAGTAGAGATATAATGGATATTAAAAAAGAAGCGGAGTTTTTAACAAAAAATGGCATAAAAGAAATAATACTTGTTTCTCAAGATAATACGCTTTATGGTGTCGATTTATATAAAAAACAGGCGTTACCACATTTATTAAAAGAATTGAATTCAATTGAAGGGGATTTTTGGATAAGAGTCATGTATTTACACCCAGATTTTATTAACAATGAAATTATAGAATCAATAAATACATTAGATAAAGTAATACCGTATTTTGATATTCCTATACAACATGGTTCAGACAAAATATTAAAATTAATGGGTAGAATCAAAAAAAGTGATGAATTAAAAAATTTAATTTTTAGAATTAGAAATAATCCTGAGGCTATAATCAGAACAACATTAATTGCAGGATTTCCTGGCGAAACAGATGACGATTTTGAAAAATTATTATCATTTATAGATGAAATAGAATTTGACAAACTCGGAGCATTCATGTATTTTGATGAAGAAGGAACTCCGTCTTATCTATTACCAGAAAAAATCGATGAAAAAACAAAAGAAAAAAGATTTGAAGAGTTAATGGAATTGCAAAAAGAAATTTCAGCAGAAAAATTAGAAAGATTTATAGGTAAACAATTGAAAGTTTTAATTGAAGAAAAAGAAAATAATGTATATATAGGTAGAGCATATTTAGATGCACCTGAAATTGATGGAAATGTATTTTTTAAGTCCGAAAGAAATTTAAATATTGGAGATTTTGTGGTTGTTAAAATCTTAAATAGTTCAGAATATGATTTAGAAGGGGTTGCGATATGA